One genomic window of Polyangium aurulentum includes the following:
- a CDS encoding AAA family ATPase — MKIQALHLENFRGFTTLDLRLHPALTLLIGENGAGKTALLEALAVALGGLALPHMTWRALQQEDVRQERYEHAGLLDVQMQWPVRVAASGLLDARPIQWTRSMKPSHGRTLRTVKGTKRRVVEDLAKAVSSGEHRALPVVAYYGTQRLWRQKKVTQAKRGVGSRFEGYTHALDPASNHRLLTEWMYQQTLVELQSGKPVLQLRAVERAVCQCIAGTTRFFFDVKSQELQLERADGELQPFSFLSDGYRNMVAVVADIAWRSAVLNPHHGADAAALSEGVVLIDEVDLHLHPRWQRRVLGDLRRTFPRLQLVATTHSPQVIASAHRDEVRVLDRNVLVPLQPFVEGRDTNSLLEDVFGVPDRPAEAQREIDLLSRLLDDEEYEQAAAVLEALEARLGPDDPAVIRARWTLDREAATGETS, encoded by the coding sequence ATGAAGATCCAAGCCCTCCACCTCGAAAACTTCCGCGGGTTCACGACGCTCGACCTCAGGCTCCATCCGGCGCTGACCCTCCTCATCGGCGAAAATGGCGCCGGAAAGACGGCCCTGCTGGAGGCCCTCGCCGTCGCGCTCGGCGGGCTCGCATTGCCGCACATGACGTGGCGGGCTCTCCAGCAGGAGGACGTGCGGCAGGAACGCTACGAGCACGCCGGCTTGCTCGATGTGCAGATGCAATGGCCCGTGCGTGTCGCCGCCAGCGGCCTGCTCGATGCTCGGCCCATCCAGTGGACGCGCTCGATGAAGCCGAGCCATGGCCGCACGTTGCGCACCGTGAAGGGCACGAAGAGGCGCGTGGTGGAGGACCTCGCCAAAGCCGTCTCTTCTGGCGAGCACCGCGCCCTCCCTGTGGTGGCGTACTACGGAACGCAGCGGCTCTGGCGACAGAAGAAGGTCACCCAGGCGAAGCGCGGAGTCGGCTCCCGCTTCGAGGGCTACACCCACGCGCTCGACCCCGCCTCGAATCACCGCCTCCTCACGGAATGGATGTACCAGCAAACCCTGGTCGAGCTGCAAAGCGGCAAGCCCGTCCTGCAGCTCCGCGCGGTCGAGCGCGCCGTCTGCCAGTGCATCGCGGGAACGACCCGCTTTTTCTTCGACGTGAAGAGCCAGGAGTTGCAGCTCGAGCGCGCGGATGGCGAGCTGCAGCCATTCTCGTTCCTGAGCGACGGTTATCGCAACATGGTGGCGGTCGTCGCCGACATCGCCTGGCGCTCGGCGGTCCTCAACCCGCACCACGGGGCTGACGCCGCCGCGCTCTCGGAGGGCGTCGTCCTCATCGACGAGGTCGATCTCCACCTGCACCCGCGCTGGCAGCGGCGCGTGCTCGGCGACCTGCGCCGCACGTTCCCGCGGCTCCAGCTCGTGGCCACGACGCACTCTCCCCAGGTCATTGCCAGCGCGCACCGCGACGAGGTGCGCGTCCTCGATCGGAATGTGCTCGTCCCTTTGCAGCCCTTCGTCGAGGGCCGAGACACGAACAGCCTGCTGGAGGATGTCTTCGGCGTCCCGGACCGACCCGCGGAGGCGCAGCGCGAAATCGATCTACTGTCGCGCCTGCTCGACGACGAGGAGTATGAACAGGCGGCGGCGGTGCTGGAGGCCCTCGAAGCCAGGCTCGGTCCCGACGATCCCGCCGTGATCCGGGCCCGGTGGACGCTCGATCGCGAGGCGGCGACGGGAGAGACGTCCTGA
- a CDS encoding MopE-related protein has translation MARIQFRTCRSAGGVALLSGLSGLLVTTAARAQVYPVDDAAWMPLMRTDPVTQVTAPIGDAAGDAPGPRDAVGNAEFPMAYIQSDSTHLYFRLRINQQVRQNGTNFTPYGWGCIIDTDGDGSDYEFLALVDGVANPDTVRLQRNTAQAKPNDPADSPEVLLRAYLAPLVMGQPGFGYAREIPAGANFPIDDKDPDFFIDWAVERGALLDAGIGALTPLRIACGTSAMGDVLSTDLHGPAHLPDLFGDFILCGDAGCGAQNCAGVGAACSAGVGGCATAGTIVCDASGQPVCNAVAAQPSVEVCDGIDNDCDSETDEGNPGGGVACSSGLPGICATGQTVCVENALACHPSIAAGEYTETCNGLDDDCNGIPDDGPAGGGEPCTTGLLGACATGHTACGGGANTCVPAAAPGEHADTCNGVDDDCDGQADEDFDLGAACAVGIGACASEGVLACDAQGGASCSAAPGMPSPESCGDAIDSDCDGNLDNDCPDTDDDGLPDHTEVDVGADPNDADTDDDGVRDGLEPDWDEDTDGDGHINVLDPDSDGDGLFDGTETGFDCSGPGTDASAGHCTPDADSGVTVTDPLDVDTDDGSVSDGDEDTDKDGAVDPGERDPLDPSDDLTTPCADDARCGDGQICVDGACVDGCRGEGGPGCASDEQCTSSGTEPGVCVPADVVAPHDAFALAGGGCACTTGSSEDTPGRTAWALAALGALIIRRKRR, from the coding sequence ATGGCGCGAATTCAATTCCGGACATGCCGGAGCGCGGGCGGCGTCGCTTTGCTGTCGGGCCTCTCGGGGCTCCTCGTGACCACAGCGGCGCGGGCGCAGGTGTATCCCGTGGACGACGCCGCGTGGATGCCGCTGATGCGCACGGATCCTGTCACGCAGGTGACGGCGCCGATCGGCGACGCCGCCGGGGACGCGCCGGGCCCGCGCGACGCCGTGGGGAACGCAGAGTTTCCGATGGCGTACATCCAGAGCGACAGCACGCATCTTTACTTCCGTCTCCGGATCAACCAGCAGGTGCGCCAGAACGGGACCAATTTCACACCCTACGGCTGGGGCTGCATCATCGACACGGACGGGGACGGGTCGGATTACGAGTTCCTTGCCCTCGTCGACGGGGTCGCGAACCCGGACACGGTGAGGCTGCAAAGGAACACGGCACAGGCGAAGCCGAACGATCCCGCCGACAGCCCCGAGGTGCTGCTCCGGGCGTACCTCGCGCCGCTCGTGATGGGTCAGCCTGGCTTCGGGTATGCGCGTGAGATCCCGGCGGGCGCGAATTTCCCCATCGATGATAAAGATCCGGACTTCTTCATCGACTGGGCCGTCGAGCGGGGCGCGCTCCTCGACGCGGGCATCGGGGCGCTCACGCCGCTGCGCATCGCGTGCGGGACGTCCGCCATGGGCGACGTCCTCTCGACGGATCTCCACGGCCCGGCGCACCTTCCGGACCTCTTCGGCGACTTCATCCTGTGCGGCGACGCGGGCTGCGGCGCGCAGAATTGCGCCGGGGTCGGCGCGGCCTGCTCGGCGGGCGTCGGCGGGTGCGCGACGGCGGGCACGATCGTGTGCGACGCGTCGGGCCAGCCCGTCTGCAATGCCGTCGCGGCGCAGCCGTCCGTGGAGGTCTGCGACGGGATCGACAACGACTGCGACAGCGAGACCGACGAAGGCAATCCCGGCGGCGGGGTGGCCTGCTCGTCGGGGCTCCCCGGGATCTGCGCTACCGGCCAGACGGTCTGCGTGGAGAACGCGCTCGCGTGCCACCCCTCCATCGCGGCGGGTGAGTATACCGAGACGTGCAACGGGCTCGACGATGATTGCAATGGTATCCCCGACGACGGCCCTGCCGGCGGCGGGGAGCCCTGCACGACGGGCCTGCTGGGCGCCTGCGCGACGGGCCATACCGCGTGCGGAGGGGGCGCCAACACGTGCGTCCCGGCCGCAGCGCCAGGGGAGCACGCCGATACTTGCAATGGCGTGGACGACGATTGCGATGGCCAGGCGGACGAGGATTTCGACCTGGGCGCGGCCTGCGCCGTGGGCATCGGCGCCTGCGCGTCCGAGGGCGTCCTCGCCTGCGACGCGCAGGGCGGCGCATCGTGCAGCGCGGCGCCCGGCATGCCGAGCCCGGAGAGCTGCGGCGACGCGATCGACAGCGATTGCGACGGAAACCTGGACAACGATTGCCCCGACACGGACGACGATGGGCTCCCCGATCATACCGAGGTGGACGTCGGCGCCGATCCGAATGACGCGGACACCGACGACGACGGCGTGCGCGACGGGCTCGAGCCGGATTGGGACGAGGACACGGACGGCGACGGGCACATCAACGTCCTCGATCCGGACAGCGACGGCGACGGCCTCTTCGACGGCACGGAGACGGGCTTCGATTGCAGCGGGCCGGGCACCGATGCCTCGGCGGGCCATTGCACCCCCGACGCCGACAGCGGCGTGACGGTGACGGATCCGCTCGACGTGGATACGGACGACGGCAGCGTGTCCGACGGCGATGAGGACACCGACAAGGACGGCGCGGTCGATCCGGGCGAACGGGATCCGCTCGACCCGAGCGACGACCTGACGACGCCGTGCGCGGACGACGCCAGGTGCGGGGACGGGCAGATCTGCGTCGATGGTGCGTGCGTCGATGGCTGCCGCGGCGAAGGCGGACCTGGGTGCGCGAGCGACGAGCAATGCACATCGAGCGGCACCGAGCCGGGCGTCTGCGTCCCGGCCGACGTCGTCGCCCCGCATGACGCCTTCGCTCTGGCAGGCGGCGGCTGTGCCTGCACCACGGGCTCGAGCGAGGACACGCCGGGCCGCACGGCCTGGGCTCTCGCCGCGCTAGGCGCGCTCATCATCCGCAGGAAGCGGCGCTGA
- a CDS encoding serine/threonine-protein kinase — MSRDHGVRSLGESATLLAVTPPRGGTITERLQKLEPGVRPDADAVENALLLPLVPDDVIGHYRILGRLGIGGMGYIHRALDLQLEREVAIKVALESIASDHDAMLREARALAALNHPNVVTVHEVGIHEGCAYIVMELLRGEPLRARLDRERPSLVEALSWACDVLRGLSAAHSARIVHLDIKPENVFITKDGYLKLIDFGIARHKRTGAHEPGQIVGTVAYMAPEQLLGDPLDFRADIFAFGILLHELVTGRHPFMRANMGATMHALLAGDFFQDGAAADPDVEAIVRACMALEPSERPPSAAHVLQDLERVLRARAHVVTPAEPRSVPPRSGVDALAPTGPAPVDDAPPAIRDSPSRAPEPDPPMRADALPPKAAKEKGKRVLLAIAGLVVAASVGSFALVGGNEAPPRVLTRSLKGYVDSTLRQEPATGDVGSNGATTNSEPAPAAGATATPEPAPTGAKRSSPAPPRSAPAAKATASALAEPPRPAVDIRLNR, encoded by the coding sequence ATGTCTCGGGACCATGGCGTTCGGTCGCTCGGCGAATCTGCGACGCTCCTCGCCGTCACCCCGCCCAGGGGGGGAACCATCACCGAGCGCCTCCAGAAGCTCGAGCCCGGCGTGCGGCCGGATGCGGACGCCGTCGAGAATGCTCTCCTCCTGCCGCTCGTGCCAGACGACGTCATCGGGCACTATCGCATCCTCGGACGTCTCGGCATTGGCGGCATGGGGTACATCCACCGCGCACTCGATCTCCAATTGGAGCGCGAGGTGGCCATCAAGGTCGCCCTCGAGTCCATTGCCTCCGACCACGACGCCATGCTCCGCGAGGCGCGCGCGCTGGCCGCGCTGAACCACCCGAACGTGGTCACGGTCCACGAGGTCGGCATCCACGAAGGCTGCGCGTACATCGTGATGGAGCTGCTCCGCGGCGAGCCGCTCCGGGCGCGCCTGGACCGCGAGCGGCCCTCGCTGGTGGAGGCGCTCTCCTGGGCCTGCGATGTGCTGCGCGGTCTGTCGGCCGCGCACAGCGCGCGCATCGTCCACCTCGACATCAAGCCCGAGAACGTGTTCATCACGAAGGACGGCTATTTGAAGCTGATCGATTTCGGCATCGCCCGCCACAAGCGCACCGGCGCGCACGAGCCGGGCCAGATCGTCGGGACGGTCGCGTACATGGCCCCCGAGCAGCTCCTGGGCGATCCGCTCGACTTTCGCGCGGATATCTTCGCTTTCGGCATCTTGCTTCACGAGCTCGTCACGGGCCGGCATCCGTTCATGCGAGCGAACATGGGGGCCACGATGCACGCGCTCCTCGCGGGCGACTTCTTCCAGGACGGCGCCGCAGCCGATCCCGACGTCGAGGCCATCGTGCGAGCCTGCATGGCGCTCGAGCCATCGGAGCGACCTCCGAGCGCCGCGCACGTGCTGCAGGATCTCGAGCGGGTGCTCCGCGCGCGCGCCCACGTCGTCACGCCCGCCGAGCCGCGGAGCGTCCCGCCGCGCTCCGGCGTGGACGCGCTCGCGCCGACAGGGCCAGCGCCGGTCGACGATGCCCCGCCTGCCATTCGCGATTCGCCTTCGAGAGCGCCCGAGCCCGACCCGCCAATGCGCGCGGACGCTCTCCCGCCGAAGGCTGCCAAAGAGAAGGGCAAGCGCGTCTTGCTCGCAATCGCCGGCCTCGTGGTGGCCGCGTCGGTCGGCTCGTTCGCGCTCGTAGGGGGAAACGAGGCGCCGCCCCGCGTGCTCACCCGCTCGCTGAAGGGGTACGTCGATTCCACGCTCCGGCAGGAGCCAGCGACCGGGGATGTGGGGTCCAACGGCGCGACGACGAATTCCGAGCCCGCTCCCGCGGCGGGCGCGACGGCGACACCCGAGCCCGCGCCCACCGGCGCAAAGCGTTCGTCGCCGGCGCCCCCGCGCAGCGCGCCGGCTGCAAAGGCCACGGCCTCCGCCCTCGCGGAGCCGCCCCGTCCCGCGGTCGACATCCGGCTCAATCGCTGA
- a CDS encoding PEGA domain-containing protein yields the protein MPLARILAAAALAATAALISPGEASADGAADEAELHFEIGAEAYLKGDFRAALEHFLLSNRLVPNRNVVFNIARTYEQLKRYADAYRYYVDALDGETNAQTIATIEATIERIAPNVAVLQIESNPPGATIYLERKDLGSRGHAPKPLAVPEGKYKVIVELPGYEPVTIDDVTAKVGAETRVRPVLAPIVGRVEVAVHGAPGAAVHVDEEAAPPVCIAPCTFETPPGQHLLHFSRRGFQAAPQQVVVIPRGTVKAVAELRPLTGAVVVQADEREAVVEIDGKAAGFTPTVIQNVPVGRRKVTVRLRGHAPIDREIEVRAQQTTQLVDLKLVPLRQVAAASRFTESIDDAPSSVTIIDGQELRAFGYPTLWEALRGIRGVALMNDRTYPSAAIRGLGDPNDFGNRMLVLQDGAVLNDNLLNSTYISTDGRSDLEDIERIEVVRGPGSLLYGANAMSGVINMVPRAKDRPSSVHASVGTYDNAALRGRLGFHYNFTPKIGVWASLSGTRSDGFSVDVQPGDPASGSTVVAHGVDSQRGYGTAGRFWAGPLTVQWYYNQRKHHLPIGAWGSIVDDLGTSVFDERFLGEIRFEPQLTRTLQLSLRAHANYYHYTGEYRYPPPNGSPHDDFVGTWLGAEARFIWTPREGLRLTIGGEVQGNLEASLRGEVPEAPEPSVYMDERRPYNVFSPYVIGEWSATPWLRVSGGARLNAYTGFEPTAASQPPVFRAAAIVKPSKTTILKLIGGNSFRAPSVYEQYYHDGGFATYVATIPGKFSLEPEEIITGEIELTQRFLESWSFLGSVWGSHVENIITTILVDGANGGNTGEPDPTGDTQRYVNKSDPALLTGIDFELRREWRQGWMLSASYGHQRAQYLTGDPALAVNPRLINAPEHLASFRSVVPIVPELLSLGVRLVLEAPRRISLESDETTSPAVVMDAALSGGIRRFGLSYVLAAYNIGDERYDYLTRPSYFSKLSRQNGRTVLLNLTVQYP from the coding sequence ATGCCGCTGGCTCGCATCCTGGCCGCCGCTGCGCTGGCGGCGACGGCGGCGCTGATCTCGCCCGGCGAAGCGTCGGCGGACGGCGCCGCGGACGAGGCGGAGCTTCACTTCGAAATCGGCGCGGAGGCCTACCTGAAGGGTGACTTCCGCGCCGCGCTCGAGCACTTCCTCCTGTCGAACCGGCTCGTCCCCAACCGGAACGTCGTCTTCAACATCGCGCGCACCTACGAGCAGCTGAAGAGGTACGCGGACGCCTACCGCTACTACGTCGACGCGCTCGACGGAGAGACGAACGCGCAGACGATTGCGACGATCGAGGCCACGATCGAGCGCATTGCGCCGAACGTGGCCGTCCTCCAGATCGAGTCCAATCCGCCGGGCGCCACCATCTACCTCGAGCGCAAGGACCTCGGCTCTCGCGGCCACGCCCCCAAGCCGCTCGCGGTGCCCGAGGGCAAGTACAAGGTCATCGTCGAGCTGCCCGGCTACGAGCCCGTCACGATCGACGACGTCACCGCGAAGGTCGGCGCCGAGACCCGGGTCCGGCCCGTCCTCGCGCCCATCGTCGGCCGCGTCGAAGTGGCCGTCCACGGCGCGCCCGGGGCGGCCGTCCACGTGGACGAGGAGGCGGCCCCGCCGGTGTGCATTGCGCCGTGCACCTTCGAAACGCCGCCCGGCCAGCATCTGCTCCATTTCAGCCGACGCGGCTTCCAGGCGGCGCCGCAGCAGGTCGTCGTGATTCCGAGGGGGACCGTGAAAGCGGTCGCCGAGCTGCGCCCATTGACGGGCGCCGTGGTCGTCCAGGCCGACGAGCGCGAGGCGGTCGTCGAGATCGACGGCAAGGCCGCCGGCTTCACGCCCACCGTGATCCAGAACGTGCCCGTCGGCAGGCGAAAGGTCACCGTCCGGCTCCGCGGCCATGCCCCCATCGACCGCGAGATCGAGGTGCGGGCGCAGCAGACGACGCAGCTCGTCGATTTGAAGCTCGTCCCCCTGCGCCAGGTCGCCGCGGCCTCGCGCTTCACGGAGAGCATCGACGACGCGCCGAGCTCGGTCACCATCATCGACGGGCAGGAGCTGCGCGCTTTCGGCTATCCGACCCTCTGGGAGGCGCTGCGCGGCATCCGCGGCGTGGCGCTCATGAACGACCGGACCTATCCATCGGCGGCCATTCGCGGGCTCGGCGACCCGAACGACTTCGGCAATCGCATGCTGGTGCTCCAGGACGGCGCCGTCCTCAACGACAACCTGCTCAACAGCACGTACATCAGCACCGACGGCCGCTCCGATCTCGAGGACATCGAGCGGATCGAGGTCGTGCGCGGCCCGGGGTCCTTGCTCTACGGCGCGAACGCCATGAGCGGCGTCATCAACATGGTGCCCCGGGCCAAGGATCGGCCGAGCTCGGTGCACGCGAGCGTCGGCACCTACGACAATGCAGCCCTCCGCGGGCGCCTCGGCTTCCATTACAACTTCACACCGAAGATCGGCGTGTGGGCCAGCCTCTCGGGCACGCGATCCGATGGTTTTTCGGTGGACGTGCAGCCGGGGGACCCTGCGAGCGGCTCGACCGTCGTCGCCCATGGGGTCGATTCCCAGCGCGGATACGGCACGGCGGGGCGCTTCTGGGCAGGTCCGCTCACCGTGCAGTGGTATTACAACCAGCGCAAGCATCACCTGCCCATCGGCGCCTGGGGCAGCATCGTCGATGATCTGGGCACGTCCGTGTTCGACGAGCGGTTCCTCGGGGAGATCCGCTTCGAGCCGCAGCTCACGAGGACGCTCCAGCTTTCGCTCCGCGCACACGCGAATTACTACCATTACACGGGCGAGTACAGATACCCGCCGCCCAATGGAAGCCCGCACGACGATTTCGTCGGCACCTGGCTCGGCGCGGAGGCGCGCTTCATCTGGACGCCCCGCGAGGGCCTGCGCCTCACGATCGGCGGCGAGGTCCAGGGCAACCTCGAGGCTTCCTTGCGCGGCGAGGTCCCCGAGGCGCCCGAGCCTTCCGTCTACATGGACGAGCGCAGGCCCTACAACGTGTTCTCGCCCTACGTGATTGGCGAGTGGAGCGCGACGCCGTGGCTGCGCGTGTCCGGGGGTGCGCGCCTCAATGCGTACACGGGCTTCGAGCCCACGGCAGCGAGCCAGCCGCCCGTCTTTCGCGCCGCTGCCATCGTCAAGCCGAGCAAGACGACCATCCTCAAGCTCATCGGCGGCAACTCGTTCCGCGCGCCGAGCGTCTACGAGCAGTATTATCACGACGGCGGCTTCGCCACGTACGTCGCCACGATCCCGGGAAAGTTCTCGCTCGAGCCGGAGGAGATCATCACGGGCGAGATCGAGCTCACCCAGCGCTTCCTGGAGAGCTGGTCGTTCCTCGGCTCGGTCTGGGGCAGCCACGTCGAGAACATCATCACGACCATCCTCGTGGACGGCGCGAATGGCGGGAACACGGGCGAGCCGGATCCCACGGGGGACACCCAGCGGTACGTCAACAAGAGCGATCCCGCGCTCCTCACCGGCATCGATTTCGAGCTTCGCCGTGAGTGGCGCCAGGGCTGGATGCTCTCGGCCTCTTATGGCCACCAGCGGGCGCAATACCTCACCGGCGATCCAGCGCTCGCGGTCAATCCGCGGCTCATCAATGCGCCCGAGCACCTCGCCTCGTTTCGCAGCGTCGTGCCGATCGTCCCCGAGCTTTTATCGCTCGGCGTGCGCTTGGTGCTGGAGGCGCCGCGGCGCATCTCTCTCGAGAGCGACGAGACGACGAGCCCCGCCGTCGTCATGGATGCCGCCCTCTCGGGAGGCATTCGCCGCTTCGGCCTGAGCTACGTCCTCGCCGCTTACAACATCGGCGACGAGCGCTACGACTATCTCACGCGGCCATCGTACTTCAGCAAGCTGAGCCGCCAGAACGGCCGCACCGTCCTGCTGAACCTCACGGTCCAGTACCCCTGA
- a CDS encoding DUF1348 family protein: MSPRPPLPPFTRETAIRKARLAEDAWNSRDPERVALAYTEDSRWRNRSEFFQGRAAIVEFLKRKWEKELDYRLIKELWAFDDNRIAVRFQYEWHDAAGQWFRSYGNEQWEFDASGLMRRREASINDVPIARSDRKFVWESEGPRPEGFPGLTELGL, translated from the coding sequence ATGTCCCCTCGGCCACCGCTTCCGCCGTTCACCCGCGAGACTGCGATCCGCAAGGCACGCCTGGCGGAGGACGCATGGAACAGCCGCGACCCCGAGCGCGTGGCGCTCGCCTACACCGAGGACAGCCGCTGGCGCAATCGCTCCGAGTTTTTCCAGGGGCGCGCCGCCATCGTCGAGTTCTTGAAGCGCAAGTGGGAGAAGGAGCTCGATTACCGGCTCATCAAGGAGCTGTGGGCCTTCGACGACAACCGCATTGCCGTGCGCTTTCAGTACGAGTGGCACGACGCCGCCGGCCAGTGGTTCCGGTCGTATGGCAACGAGCAATGGGAGTTCGACGCGAGCGGCCTGATGCGCCGGCGAGAGGCCAGCATCAATGACGTGCCGATCGCGAGGAGCGACCGCAAGTTCGTGTGGGAATCGGAGGGGCCGCGGCCGGAGGGGTTTCCAGGGCTGACCGAGCTGGGGCTCTGA
- a CDS encoding S8 family serine peptidase, with protein MTTFTGPISTLAGLAALQAETLGSPDVCVAVLDGPVDLAHPAFRGASVTTLDTPVSSDEAADRTHGTHVASLVFGQPGSAVPGVAPRSKGLVIPVHAFGPDMSLAAGNPPDLARGIRQALDHGAHVVTLHGGALSPDAGMLDALAKALARAAERNVLVVVAAEGDGGEHFHVPTAASTVLAVAAEDSEGKLLDFGMWGPTYRDSGIIVPGEGLVGAAPGGGTVAQSGATFAAAMVAGIAALFLAAQQAQGKTPDPRAVRSALLQSATPHKAAEGDRAKGVLRGRINVEGAAQILRG; from the coding sequence ATGACGACCTTCACGGGACCGATATCGACCCTGGCCGGCCTCGCCGCGCTTCAGGCTGAAACCCTGGGAAGCCCTGACGTCTGCGTCGCCGTGCTCGACGGCCCCGTCGATCTCGCGCACCCCGCTTTCCGCGGCGCGAGCGTCACGACGCTGGATACGCCGGTGTCGAGCGACGAGGCGGCGGATCGAACGCACGGCACGCACGTCGCGAGCCTCGTGTTCGGTCAGCCCGGATCGGCCGTGCCCGGCGTGGCCCCGCGATCGAAGGGCCTCGTGATTCCGGTCCACGCCTTCGGACCGGACATGAGCCTCGCGGCGGGCAACCCGCCCGATCTCGCGCGCGGCATCCGTCAGGCGCTCGATCACGGCGCGCACGTGGTCACGCTCCACGGCGGCGCGCTGTCACCCGACGCAGGCATGCTCGACGCGCTCGCCAAGGCGCTCGCGCGCGCAGCCGAGCGCAACGTGCTCGTGGTGGTCGCGGCCGAGGGCGATGGCGGCGAGCACTTCCACGTGCCCACGGCGGCCTCCACGGTGCTCGCGGTCGCGGCCGAGGACTCCGAGGGCAAGCTGCTCGACTTCGGTATGTGGGGTCCCACGTATCGCGACAGCGGCATCATCGTGCCGGGCGAGGGCCTGGTCGGCGCGGCGCCTGGCGGCGGCACGGTCGCGCAGAGCGGCGCGACGTTCGCGGCGGCGATGGTCGCTGGCATCGCAGCGCTCTTCCTCGCGGCGCAGCAGGCGCAGGGCAAGACGCCCGATCCGCGCGCGGTGCGCAGCGCTCTTCTTCAGAGCGCCACGCCGCACAAGGCGGCCGAGGGCGATCGCGCCAAGGGCGTGCTGCGCGGCCGCATCAACGTCGAGGGCGCCGCGCAGATCCTCCGCGGCTGA